From the Sebastes umbrosus isolate fSebUmb1 chromosome 2, fSebUmb1.pri, whole genome shotgun sequence genome, one window contains:
- the LOC119502724 gene encoding guanylyl cyclase-activating protein 2-like has product MGQTQSGADKEVTLQDIQELYRKFASECPSGNLHLHEFKRIFGINSNSTEEESAYMENVFRSFDTNKDGKIDFMEYVAALHLVLRGKLEDKLRWSFKVYDRDGNGCLDRQEVRQLVKIIYKIKMHNDPSVEGNIEDICDRIFDLVDKNNDSQISLEEFIEGAEKDPWVMDQLKLDIGACDWFVDKQEKKP; this is encoded by the exons ATGGGTCAAACACAGAGTGGAGCAGATAAGGAAGTGACTCTTCAAGACATCCAGGAACTCTACCGTAAGTTTGCCAGTGAATGTCCGAGTGGAAATCTGCACTTACATGAATTCAAAAGAATCTTTGGAATCAACAGCAACTCCACAGAAGAAGAATCTGCATACATGGAAAATGTGTTTCGATCCTTTGATACgaacaag GACGGTAAAATAGACTTCATGGAGTACGTGGCGGCGCTGCATCTGGTGCTTCGTGGAAAACTGGAGGACAAGCTGAGGTGGTCCTTTAAAGTTTACGACAGAGATGGAAACGGCTGTTtggacagacaggaagtgagacaACTTGTAAAA ATCATCTACAAGATAAAGATGCACAACGATCCGAGCGTCGAGGGGAATATTGAAGATATCTGTGACAGAATATTTGATCTGGTGGACAAGAACAACGACA GTCAGATTTCTCTGGAGGAATTCATTGAGGGTGCTGAGAAGGACCCGTGGGTGATGGATCAGCTCAAGCTGGACATCGGGGCCTGTGATTGGTTCGTTGACAAGCAGGAGAAGAAGCCCTGA